One Triticum dicoccoides isolate Atlit2015 ecotype Zavitan chromosome 4B, WEW_v2.0, whole genome shotgun sequence genomic window carries:
- the LOC119291721 gene encoding 2-carboxy-1,4-naphthoquinone phytyltransferase, chloroplastic-like — MPFAGIALAPLLVSPLAPPSPRGSVAAVSAEPARRRRTLRRVRCPAAAASGGGELSRATLLWRAAKLPIYSVALVPLTVGTAAAYNHAGLFFARRYSGLLAAAVLVITWLNLSNDVYDSDTGADKNKKESVVNIVGSRALTQYAANLSLLLGIGGLFWAFAEAGDVRFIVLVLCAILCGYVYQCPPFRLSYRGLGEPLCFAAFGPLATSAFYFSNSSRSISSGAVLLPLSKTVVASSILVGLTTTLILFCSHFHQIDGDRAVGKMSPLVRIGTKTGATLVTVGIGALYTLLAAFGISRCLPPSCIVLGAMTLPLGKWVVDYVQRNHDDDTKIFMAKYYCVRLHALLGIALASGLVLARNGVLA; from the exons ATGCCGTTCGCCGGGATTGCCCTCGCGCCTCTCCTCGTCTCCCCTCTCGCGCCTCCCTCTCCCCGTGGCAGCGTTGCCGCCGTTTCTGCAGAGCCCGCGAGAAGGCGCCGCACTCTACGGCGAGTGCGGTGCCCCGCCGCAGCGGCGTCCGGCGGAGGCGAGCTTTCCCGCGCGACGCTGCTCTGGAGGGCGGCCAAGCTGCCCATCTACTCCGTGGCGCTCGTGCCGCTCACC GTAGGGACTGCTGCTGCTTATAACCATGCCGGGTTGTTCTTTGCCAGGCGCTACTCTGGCCTCCTGGCTGCTGCTGTCCTTGTGATCACATGGCTCAATCTGAG CAATGACGTTTATGATTCAGATACTGGCGCTGATAAGAACAAAAAAGAATCTGTCGTCAACATTGTTGGCAG TCGGGCATTGACACAATATGCAGCGAACCTTTCTCTTCTGCTCGGCATTGGTGGGCTATTTTGGGCCTTTGCAGAAGCAGGGGATGTCAGGTTCATCGTTTTGGTGCTATGTGCAATCCTCTGTGGTTATGTTTACCAG TGCCCGCCGTTCCGATTAAGTTACCGCGGCCTAGGCGAACCATTATGTTTTGCTGCATTTGGCCCATTGGCCACGTCAGCTTTCTACTTCTCAAACAGCAGCAGAAGCATTTCAAG CGGGGCTGTGCTTCTCCCTCTCAGCAAAACAGTCGTAGCTTCATCGATTCTTGTTGGGTTGACAACCACCCTGATACTCTTCTGCAGCCACTTTCATCAG ATTGACGGAGATAGGGCTGTTGGAAAGATGTCTCCCCTG gtcagaatcggcacCAAAACAGGCGCGACATTAGTGACGGTTGGGATCGGCGCCCTCTACACTCTCTTGGCTGCTTTCGGCATAAGCAGATGCCTCCCACCATCCTGCATT GTCCTTGGCGCCATGACACTCCCTCTGGGCAAATGGGTTGTGGACTACGTGCAGAGGAACCATGAT GATGACACCAAGATCTTCATGGCCAAGTATTACTGCGTGCGGCTGCACGCCTTGCTCGGGATAGCCCTGGCTTCCGGTCTGGTGCTGGCCAGGAACGGCGTACTAGCCTGA
- the LOC119292876 gene encoding pollen-specific leucine-rich repeat extensin-like protein 3: protein DFRDVVQKLTGSPSHLLPPQAAAAPPPARPVMSPPPPRPIMAPPPPPPLSAIPSRLHRIRPPPLAPPRPAAILPSPAQPTLSPLPALPSVCMSAESPISAYMRRLRGMPSPILVPTSPLGFGCLHSPRAPTSPGVAMPATSPRVRDP from the coding sequence GACTTCCGCGACGTCGTCCAGAAGCTCACCGGCTCCCCCTCCCACCTCCTGCCGCCCCAGGCTGCGGCGGCCCCGCCGCCGGCGCGTCCCGTCATGTCCCCTCCGCCTCCGCGCCCCATCATGGCCCCTCCGCCCCCGCCTCCGCTGTCCGCCATCCCGTCCCGGCTCCACCGCATCCGGCCGCCGCCGCTGGCCCCGCCCCGCCCGGCGGCCATCCTGCCGTCGCCGGCCCAGCCGACGCTCTCCCCTCTCCCGGCGCTCCCTTCGGTCTGCATGTCGGCGGAGTCCCCCATCTCAGCCTACATGCGCCGGCTCCGCGGGATGCCGTCGCCGATCCTCGTCCCCACATCGCCGCTCGGGTTCGGCTGCCTCCACTCGCCTCGGGCGCCGACGTCTCCCGGCGTGGCCATGCCGGCCACCAGCCCCCGCGTCCGCGACCCGTGA